From one Flavobacterium sp. N502536 genomic stretch:
- a CDS encoding T9SS type B sorting domain-containing protein, with protein sequence MKLKKRSTLFLLLSVLTMYSQQWKQNFKIVEPTRVRDNSFGFSVATYDGFAAYASSTADVQGVESAGKVYIARQDCDGWTIYQELTRPDARNYCGFGSRLFMEGKTLVVSGCDSAVSNGNAIYIYERDNSDQYVFKQKIGRVENSLNDNYSSEFAISENFMVVGAYYNSTDSNLSNYLENAGAAYIFAKGTDGVWTLVQKIVASDRERRDTFGNSVAIYKNTIVVGAVKEGTNWAGAAYVFEKDNNSNTWRETKKLTAYDFRGLQDRFGEIVQINENGIMISAPAEDDYDSNLSGDGGGALTFTGSVYIFKKGLNGEWNGHQKIRASDSSINISSFGGQMEIYKDQLAIRSSESEYDSNGNLSKIYGRVYMFKKGVNDLWTEYQIVQSNIKRNSDWFAGSISLYDKDLFIGAFWDGLDANDQNYIGYTGSVYIFNPYDYLNAQKPVLNRIPVLKSCADLGNGFSSSFNMATIENDLVENPNNFLFTYSDQSGNKLPSPLPVNYSNSTPFSEKINVRVANKNNLGCYKDTKIELETFSSFTLNQVPDIYKCDLKGTGFAEFDLSKINSILVNDPSLFTFSYFDKNGNDISGFIDESYTNTTKNREEINIIVTDITTLCNVKAKINLHVSNDGSDCKEDDYIVPKFFTPNADGFNDVWEITGVKNQNYKIYIYDRYGKLLKTLEKEESWDGNYNGVSMPSSDYWFQLVFENGLTKKGHFALKK encoded by the coding sequence ATGAAATTAAAAAAAAGATCAACACTATTTTTATTACTTAGTGTGTTGACCATGTATTCTCAGCAATGGAAACAAAATTTTAAAATTGTTGAACCCACCAGAGTGAGAGATAATAGTTTTGGTTTTTCTGTTGCAACTTATGATGGTTTTGCAGCTTATGCTTCTAGCACAGCAGATGTACAAGGCGTTGAAAGTGCGGGCAAAGTGTATATTGCAAGACAAGATTGTGACGGTTGGACAATATATCAGGAACTTACGCGTCCTGATGCAAGAAATTATTGTGGTTTTGGTTCCAGATTATTTATGGAAGGAAAAACACTTGTTGTATCAGGTTGTGATTCCGCAGTCTCGAATGGAAACGCAATTTATATATATGAAAGAGATAATAGTGACCAGTATGTTTTTAAACAGAAAATAGGCCGGGTAGAGAATTCCTTAAATGACAATTATAGCTCAGAATTTGCGATCTCAGAAAATTTTATGGTTGTAGGAGCATACTATAATAGTACAGATAGTAATTTGAGTAATTATTTAGAAAACGCGGGTGCGGCCTATATTTTCGCCAAAGGAACTGACGGAGTTTGGACATTGGTACAAAAAATTGTTGCAAGTGACAGAGAGAGACGTGATACTTTCGGTAATTCTGTAGCTATTTACAAAAATACAATTGTGGTTGGGGCAGTTAAAGAGGGGACTAATTGGGCCGGGGCAGCTTATGTTTTTGAAAAGGATAATAATTCTAATACATGGAGGGAAACTAAGAAATTAACAGCTTACGACTTTAGAGGTTTACAAGATAGATTTGGAGAAATTGTACAGATCAATGAAAATGGGATAATGATTTCGGCTCCAGCCGAAGACGATTACGACTCTAATTTAAGTGGAGATGGCGGAGGTGCATTAACTTTTACAGGTTCGGTCTATATCTTTAAGAAAGGCTTAAATGGAGAATGGAATGGGCATCAAAAAATAAGAGCTTCTGATAGTTCAATCAATATTTCGAGTTTTGGTGGTCAAATGGAAATTTACAAAGACCAATTAGCTATTAGGTCCAGTGAAAGTGAATACGATTCCAATGGTAATTTATCAAAAATTTATGGACGCGTTTATATGTTCAAAAAAGGAGTAAATGACTTATGGACGGAGTATCAAATAGTACAGTCAAATATTAAACGTAATAGTGATTGGTTTGCGGGTTCGATTTCTTTATATGACAAGGATTTATTTATAGGGGCATTTTGGGATGGATTAGATGCAAATGACCAAAATTATATAGGATATACCGGATCAGTTTATATTTTTAATCCTTATGATTATTTAAATGCTCAAAAACCGGTATTAAATAGGATACCTGTTCTGAAATCTTGTGCAGATTTAGGAAATGGTTTTTCTTCTAGTTTTAATATGGCGACTATTGAAAATGATTTGGTTGAAAACCCTAATAATTTCCTTTTTACTTATAGTGATCAAAGTGGTAATAAGTTACCATCACCTTTACCGGTAAATTACTCTAATAGTACTCCATTTTCAGAAAAAATTAATGTTAGAGTTGCAAATAAAAACAATCTGGGTTGTTATAAGGATACTAAAATTGAATTAGAGACTTTTTCTTCTTTTACTTTAAATCAAGTACCGGATATTTATAAATGCGACCTAAAGGGAACTGGTTTTGCTGAATTCGATTTATCAAAAATTAATTCTATTCTTGTAAATGATCCTTCATTGTTTACTTTTTCTTACTTTGATAAAAACGGAAATGATATTAGTGGGTTTATTGATGAATCGTATACAAATACCACTAAGAATAGAGAGGAAATAAATATTATTGTTACAGATATTACTACTCTTTGTAATGTAAAAGCAAAAATAAATTTACATGTTTCAAATGATGGTTCAGATTGTAAAGAGGATGATTATATAGTGCCAAAATTTTTTACACCAAACGCAGATGGGTTTAATGATGTTTGGGAAATTACAGGGGTAAAGAATCAAAATTATAAAATCTATATTTACGATAGATATGGAAAATTATTAAAAACTTTAGAGAAAGAGGAGAGTTGGGATGGGAATTATAATGGAGTTTCTATGCCTTCTTCTGATTATTGGTTTCAATTAGTATTTGAAAATGGATTAACTAAAAAAGGACATTTCGCACTAAAAAAGTAA
- a CDS encoding DUF4268 domain-containing protein, whose protein sequence is MYSKEESQKIKREFWVAFAEKYPRKWVLYDTKIKDFSFKFYVDNKKAQVLIDIEHRSDEKRNAYFEKIEALKSILEEEFIKDLVFEQNYTLESGKTISRIWVEKLGIGFSNRNNWDAIFDFFNENMHALEMFYLEYDEFIKDIES, encoded by the coding sequence ATGTACAGTAAAGAAGAATCACAAAAGATAAAAAGAGAATTCTGGGTAGCATTCGCTGAAAAATATCCTCGCAAATGGGTACTTTATGATACCAAAATTAAAGATTTCTCTTTTAAATTTTATGTTGATAATAAAAAAGCACAGGTTTTAATTGATATTGAACACCGAAGTGATGAAAAACGAAATGCTTATTTTGAAAAAATTGAAGCGTTGAAAAGTATTTTGGAAGAAGAATTTATTAAAGATTTGGTTTTCGAACAAAACTACACTCTCGAAAGCGGCAAAACCATTAGCCGAATCTGGGTCGAAAAATTAGGTATTGGTTTCAGCAATCGCAACAACTGGGATGCCATTTTTGATTTCTTCAACGAAAACATGCATGCTCTTGAGATGTTTTATCTGGAGTATGACGAATTTATCAAGGATATTGAGTCTTAA
- a CDS encoding NUDIX hydrolase, which translates to MDFQDFLQYVPDLIPVVLPAESAHSKMAPKERLEALKNLDLKDKNPRIAAVMMLFYPKNGKTHLVLIVRNAYNGVHSSQIAFPGGKYELTDADYEKTALRETHEEVGVVPEKIKVIKHFTPMYIPPSNFLVHPFLGISEEELLFYPDIREVADIIELPLSVFLNDEIVIEVTLSTSYANDALVPAFNIQNHIVWGATAMILSELRDVLKITFGDKV; encoded by the coding sequence ATGGATTTTCAAGATTTTTTGCAATATGTTCCTGATTTAATACCGGTAGTATTGCCGGCGGAGTCGGCGCATAGTAAAATGGCTCCAAAAGAACGCCTCGAAGCCTTAAAGAATCTTGATTTAAAAGATAAAAATCCGCGTATTGCGGCCGTTATGATGTTGTTTTATCCCAAAAACGGAAAAACACATTTGGTACTGATCGTCCGAAATGCCTATAATGGAGTTCATTCGTCACAAATTGCATTCCCTGGAGGGAAATACGAATTGACTGATGCCGATTATGAAAAGACAGCTTTGCGCGAAACTCATGAAGAGGTAGGTGTTGTACCCGAAAAAATAAAGGTTATCAAACACTTTACGCCCATGTATATTCCGCCAAGTAACTTTTTGGTACATCCTTTTTTAGGGATTTCCGAAGAGGAACTTTTGTTTTATCCGGATATCAGAGAAGTAGCCGATATTATAGAATTACCGCTGTCGGTTTTTCTGAATGACGAAATTGTCATCGAAGTCACATTATCAACTTCTTATGCGAATGATGCTTTAGTTCCGGCATTTAACATTCAAAATCATATAGTTTGGGGGGCGACGGCCATGATATTGAGTGAACTGAGAGATGTTTTAAAAATAACTTTTGGAGACAAGGTATAA
- a CDS encoding lysophospholipid acyltransferase family protein, which translates to MGLFKRNPFGHILFIKKWLIRILGAMTHRRYRGFNELQIEGSEIIKTLPDTNVLFISNHQTYFADVVAMFHVFNASLSGRQDTIKNIGYLWQPKMNIYYVAAKETMQAGLLPRILAYVGAITVERTWRAKGVDVTEKRDVNPNDTENIRIALEDGWVITFPQGTTKSFKPVRKGTAHIIKQHKPVVIPIVIDGFRRSFDKKGLRMKKKGILQSFIIKEPLDIDYENDTIEEIVEKVEYAIEQHPSFLKVIPAEEIKVEEELNKMRRWDY; encoded by the coding sequence ATGGGATTGTTTAAACGAAATCCTTTTGGACATATATTATTCATCAAGAAATGGTTGATCCGTATTTTGGGTGCCATGACTCACCGAAGATATAGAGGTTTTAATGAATTGCAGATTGAAGGATCTGAAATCATTAAAACACTGCCAGATACAAATGTTTTGTTTATATCCAATCACCAAACCTATTTTGCTGATGTTGTAGCCATGTTTCATGTGTTTAACGCAAGTTTAAGCGGACGTCAGGATACCATTAAGAATATTGGTTATTTGTGGCAACCGAAGATGAATATTTATTATGTTGCTGCCAAAGAAACCATGCAAGCGGGTTTATTGCCAAGAATTCTGGCTTATGTTGGTGCAATTACAGTCGAGAGAACCTGGCGTGCAAAAGGTGTTGATGTTACCGAAAAACGCGATGTTAACCCAAACGATACTGAAAATATCAGAATTGCACTTGAAGATGGCTGGGTAATTACATTTCCGCAGGGAACAACTAAATCGTTTAAACCTGTTCGTAAAGGAACAGCGCATATCATAAAACAACACAAACCTGTTGTAATTCCGATCGTTATAGATGGTTTCCGTCGTTCGTTTGATAAAAAAGGACTACGAATGAAAAAGAAAGGAATCTTACAATCCTTTATCATCAAAGAACCTCTTGATATTGATTATGAAAACGATACCATCGAAGAAATCGTTGAAAAAGTAGAATATGCAATCGAACAACATCCTTCCTTTTTAAAAGTTATTCCGGCTGAAGAAATTAAAGTAGAGGAAGAACTGAATAAAATGAGAAGATGGGACTACTAG
- a CDS encoding RNA polymerase sigma factor: protein MSENLEQSFVAQLQANQNIIHKICRLYTAGEDAHKDLFQEITIQLWKAYPKFRGDSKFSTWTYRVALNTAITLYRKTKRTVSTVEYESHQHFIKDVDYNYEEEEQIKLMYKAVYQLNDIEKALVFMYLEDKDYQEIAETLGISEVNARVKMNRIKGKLKKILNP, encoded by the coding sequence ATGAGCGAAAATCTAGAACAGTCATTTGTTGCGCAATTGCAGGCAAATCAGAATATAATCCACAAAATATGTCGATTATATACTGCCGGCGAAGATGCTCACAAAGATTTGTTCCAGGAAATCACCATTCAGCTCTGGAAAGCATATCCAAAATTTAGAGGCGACAGCAAGTTTTCGACCTGGACGTATCGCGTTGCCTTAAATACTGCCATAACCCTATACCGAAAAACGAAACGAACCGTATCGACCGTAGAATATGAAAGTCATCAGCATTTTATAAAAGATGTCGATTACAATTATGAAGAAGAAGAACAGATTAAATTGATGTACAAAGCCGTTTATCAGCTTAATGACATCGAAAAAGCATTAGTTTTTATGTATTTAGAAGACAAAGATTATCAAGAAATAGCAGAAACCTTAGGAATCAGCGAAGTGAATGCTCGTGTGAAAATGAACAGAATTAAAGGGAAACTTAAAAAAATACTAAATCCTTAA
- a CDS encoding DUF3810 domain-containing protein translates to MKSKYILPLFLLVQIVLLKLLSCFPKFIEEVYSNGLYLKISHFSRILLGKIPFSIGDIIYSVLILFLIRWICKTRKTWKQQWKDHLLKALSILSIFYFFFHLLWALNYYREPLFEKMKIQKEYTDAELLSFTKKLIVKTNEIQFQITKNNDSKIVFPYSQKEAFKMNLNGYENLAKEHSYFSYEIPSVKKSLFSLPLTYMGFGGYLNPFTNEAQVNDLLPMYNFPVTTCHEMAHQMGYASESECNFIGVLASVKNENLYYQYSGYSFALRYCLGIWQVKNETIFKQLKKQTHPGILKNYQESQDFWKQYDTFIDKGFHIFYDNFLKINHQKDGLEGYSKFVDLMVNYYKTRAL, encoded by the coding sequence GTGAAATCAAAATACATCTTACCTCTATTTCTACTTGTTCAGATTGTTCTTTTAAAGCTTCTCTCCTGCTTTCCGAAATTTATTGAAGAGGTTTACAGTAACGGATTGTATTTAAAAATATCCCACTTTTCGAGAATCCTTTTGGGCAAAATTCCCTTTTCTATTGGAGACATCATTTACTCTGTTTTGATTTTATTTTTGATCAGATGGATCTGCAAAACCCGTAAAACCTGGAAACAGCAATGGAAAGATCATCTTTTAAAGGCTTTAAGCATACTCTCGATATTTTACTTTTTCTTCCACCTGCTTTGGGCACTGAATTACTACAGGGAGCCTCTTTTCGAAAAAATGAAGATCCAAAAAGAATATACCGATGCCGAATTACTGTCTTTTACCAAAAAACTAATTGTAAAAACAAACGAAATTCAGTTTCAGATTACCAAAAACAACGATTCAAAGATTGTCTTCCCCTACTCACAAAAGGAGGCTTTTAAAATGAATTTAAACGGATATGAAAATCTGGCCAAAGAACATTCTTATTTCAGCTACGAAATTCCCAGCGTCAAAAAATCGCTTTTTAGTCTGCCTTTGACTTATATGGGGTTTGGCGGTTATTTAAATCCATTCACCAATGAAGCACAAGTAAATGATTTACTGCCGATGTATAATTTCCCGGTAACAACTTGTCATGAAATGGCCCATCAGATGGGTTATGCAAGCGAAAGTGAGTGCAATTTTATTGGCGTACTGGCTTCTGTTAAAAACGAAAATTTGTATTACCAATATTCCGGCTATAGCTTTGCACTGCGGTATTGTTTAGGAATCTGGCAGGTCAAAAACGAAACTATTTTTAAACAGTTAAAAAAACAAACCCATCCCGGAATCTTAAAAAACTATCAGGAAAGTCAGGATTTCTGGAAACAATACGATACTTTTATCGATAAAGGATTTCATATTTTTTATGACAATTTTTTAAAGATCAACCATCAAAAAGACGGTTTGGAGGGGTATAGCAAATTTGTAGATTTGATGGTGAATTACTATAAAACCAGAGCGTTATAA
- a CDS encoding aminoacyl-histidine dipeptidase, producing MSQEIRNLEPKALWNKFADLNAVPRPSKKEERVIEFMKDFGNSLGLETFEDEIRNVIIRKPATPGMENRKAIVMQGHLDMVHQKNADTVFDFDTQGIDMYVDGDWVRARGTTLGADNGLGVATMMAILESKDIPHPAIEALFTIDEETGMTGALNLKGGILQGQILLNLDTEEDDEIDIGCAGGIDVTATRTYNEEEVPEGSVGHIITVKGLNGGHSGMDIHKGLGNANKIMNRLLFDAFENFGLQVAEINGGSLRNAIPRESVAKVIISEMFDEAYIFDMQEIINDIKAEYKTTEPNLSIEIVKCDLPEKVMDLGVQEGIIRALYAAHNGVYRMSADMEDLVETSNNIARVIVKDGEITIGCLTRSSVETSKFDLANALRSAFELVGCEVELSGSYPGWTPNVNSEILDTLVGIYEKQNNEKPKVVACHAGLECGILGTNYPDMDMISFGPTIHGAHSPDERASISSAQKYWKFVLEILSNIPVK from the coding sequence ATGAGTCAGGAAATAAGAAATCTGGAACCAAAGGCACTATGGAATAAGTTTGCCGATTTAAATGCCGTTCCGCGTCCGTCAAAGAAAGAAGAGCGTGTAATTGAATTTATGAAAGACTTTGGAAACAGCTTAGGTTTGGAAACTTTTGAAGACGAAATTCGAAATGTAATCATCAGAAAACCGGCAACTCCGGGAATGGAAAACCGCAAGGCAATTGTAATGCAGGGGCATCTTGATATGGTGCACCAGAAAAATGCAGACACTGTTTTTGATTTCGATACACAAGGAATTGATATGTATGTGGATGGTGACTGGGTTCGTGCGCGTGGTACTACACTTGGTGCTGATAATGGACTTGGGGTAGCGACAATGATGGCGATTTTGGAAAGTAAAGATATTCCGCATCCGGCAATCGAAGCTTTGTTTACAATTGATGAAGAAACCGGAATGACAGGGGCTTTAAACCTTAAAGGAGGTATTTTGCAAGGGCAGATTCTTTTAAACTTAGATACAGAAGAAGATGATGAGATTGATATTGGTTGTGCAGGAGGAATTGATGTAACGGCTACAAGAACTTACAATGAAGAAGAAGTTCCTGAAGGATCGGTAGGTCATATCATTACGGTGAAAGGACTTAATGGAGGGCACTCGGGAATGGATATTCATAAAGGATTAGGTAATGCTAATAAAATTATGAATCGTTTGTTGTTTGATGCTTTTGAAAACTTCGGATTGCAGGTAGCTGAAATTAATGGAGGAAGTTTGAGAAATGCGATACCAAGAGAAAGTGTTGCAAAAGTAATTATTTCTGAAATGTTTGATGAAGCCTACATTTTTGATATGCAGGAAATCATCAATGATATTAAAGCCGAATATAAAACTACTGAACCTAACTTATCGATTGAAATCGTAAAATGCGATTTGCCTGAGAAAGTAATGGATTTAGGCGTTCAGGAAGGTATTATTCGTGCACTTTATGCGGCTCACAATGGTGTTTACAGAATGAGCGCTGATATGGAGGATTTAGTAGAAACGTCCAACAACATTGCGCGAGTAATTGTAAAAGATGGTGAAATAACAATTGGTTGTTTAACGCGTTCTTCTGTTGAAACTTCAAAATTTGATTTGGCTAATGCTTTGCGTTCTGCTTTCGAATTGGTAGGTTGTGAAGTAGAACTTTCAGGTTCTTATCCGGGTTGGACTCCAAATGTTAATTCTGAAATCCTGGACACTTTGGTTGGGATCTATGAAAAACAAAATAATGAGAAACCAAAAGTAGTAGCTTGTCATGCAGGTTTAGAGTGTGGAATTTTAGGGACAAATTATCCGGATATGGATATGATTTCTTTTGGACCAACAATTCACGGTGCGCATTCTCCTGACGAAAGAGCAAGTATCTCATCAGCACAGAAATACTGGAAATTTGTTTTGGAAATCCTTTCGAACATTCCGGTTAAGTAA
- a CDS encoding DUF389 domain-containing protein: protein MTDITQKILNFIDLQKGEENKKSVIENITSTISFRGSNIWILACAIIIASVGLNVNSTAVIIGAMLISPLMGPIVGAGFGLGMYDFELLKKSMKNLLIATVVSLTTSAIYFYISPFKEAQSELLARTSPNIYDILIAFFGGLVGVIAVTRVEKGNPIPGVAIATALMPPLCTAGYGLALGNYTYFFGALYLYTINCVFICIATFVIVKFLNYPVTKQLDLHLQKRVKYGITLLILLLIVPSIYFAYQLYVQKSYTSRTEIFIQNEFLDKDYPIIYKKIKYNTTPKRIELAFLAKKFNDEEIIDLNKKLSNYDLPNTKLIIRQDTVNLRKDIMNQINSNQSVVDQKDILISTLRSQLEQYQFNTTQINNEAKILFPAINSLKIGNYNIEEEANKSKIIPVILFQSKKKVDFETKQKMKLWLKERLAKDSVEVYQQNN from the coding sequence ATGACTGATATTACACAAAAAATCCTAAATTTTATTGATCTCCAAAAAGGGGAAGAAAATAAAAAATCGGTAATAGAAAACATAACCAGCACCATATCCTTTAGAGGATCCAACATCTGGATTCTTGCCTGTGCCATTATTATCGCTTCTGTAGGCTTAAATGTAAACTCTACGGCCGTTATCATAGGTGCTATGCTTATTTCTCCTTTAATGGGTCCTATTGTGGGTGCGGGTTTTGGTTTGGGAATGTATGATTTTGAGCTTCTGAAAAAGTCAATGAAAAACCTGTTGATTGCAACAGTAGTGAGCTTAACTACCTCGGCGATTTATTTTTACATCAGTCCGTTTAAAGAAGCCCAGTCTGAGTTATTAGCCCGAACTTCTCCTAATATTTACGACATTTTAATTGCCTTTTTTGGTGGTTTAGTTGGTGTAATTGCCGTTACCAGAGTCGAGAAAGGAAATCCGATTCCGGGGGTAGCAATTGCAACCGCGCTTATGCCACCGCTTTGTACAGCCGGTTACGGACTGGCACTTGGAAATTATACCTACTTTTTTGGTGCGCTTTATCTTTACACCATCAATTGCGTATTTATTTGTATTGCGACTTTTGTGATCGTAAAATTCTTAAACTATCCCGTTACCAAACAATTGGATTTACACCTGCAGAAGAGAGTAAAATATGGCATTACACTACTTATCTTGTTATTAATTGTACCGAGCATTTATTTTGCCTATCAATTGTACGTTCAAAAAAGCTATACTTCCAGAACCGAAATTTTTATACAAAACGAATTTCTCGATAAGGACTACCCTATTATCTACAAGAAAATCAAATACAACACTACTCCCAAAAGAATTGAACTGGCTTTTTTAGCCAAAAAATTCAACGATGAAGAAATTATTGATTTAAACAAAAAACTGAGCAATTACGACCTGCCTAACACCAAATTGATTATCAGACAGGATACTGTTAATTTAAGAAAAGACATTATGAATCAAATTAACAGCAATCAAAGTGTGGTTGATCAGAAAGATATCTTAATTAGTACGCTTCGAAGTCAATTAGAACAATACCAATTCAACACCACGCAGATCAATAACGAAGCTAAAATACTTTTCCCCGCTATTAATTCCTTAAAAATTGGAAATTATAATATCGAAGAAGAAGCCAATAAATCAAAGATAATCCCCGTAATTTTATTTCAAAGCAAGAAAAAAGTCGATTTCGAAACCAAACAAAAAATGAAATTATGGCTAAAAGAGAGACTTGCCAAAGATTCTGTTGAAGTATATCAGCAAAACAACTAA